From Paenibacillus sp. PK3_47, the proteins below share one genomic window:
- a CDS encoding MFS transporter, which produces MEKLIKLRGFYLFLGLAGGSFGSYLTLLLKANGLDVSQVGLLMAVGMSIAICIQPVWGMISDRYNQARLVLILSVAVPAVLAVFYRSDYFIVLLLVYTVSTIFSSTQAPIADSYAIAAANRAGSSYGSIRMMMSIGAAVGAYAGGQYIANFSVSTIWIPFLLLNAVAVIIALTLPKQAEENHMMSQSFSQGIRKLLGNRIFLAFLGGCFLVNQTMAAFGTYFVVAFQSVGGSSGNAGIALFIASVTNVPSMLYASKVIRRFGRERTLLLGALIYVLRWGIQVAFPYPSVMIGVQVLHGLSFGLFYIAAVEYVSQITSPEMQATGQSVFNIVFSGLAGILGNLLNGMLLEQGGVGLMNLACMLSSAVGAVLLIYVARSARSKAPLPVSSGGIGA; this is translated from the coding sequence ATGGAAAAATTAATAAAGCTGCGCGGCTTCTATCTCTTTCTGGGGCTTGCCGGAGGGTCATTCGGCTCCTATCTGACACTGCTCCTGAAAGCTAACGGGCTGGATGTCAGCCAGGTAGGCCTGTTGATGGCGGTGGGAATGTCGATTGCCATCTGTATCCAGCCCGTATGGGGGATGATCTCCGACAGGTATAATCAGGCCCGGCTTGTGCTTATTCTAAGTGTAGCTGTTCCGGCGGTGCTGGCTGTTTTTTACCGCTCGGATTATTTTATCGTGCTTTTGCTGGTGTACACGGTGTCTACGATCTTTTCGTCCACACAGGCTCCTATCGCCGATTCTTACGCCATTGCAGCAGCGAACAGGGCCGGTTCTTCCTACGGCAGCATCCGGATGATGATGAGCATAGGAGCGGCTGTAGGGGCGTATGCCGGGGGACAGTATATCGCTAATTTTTCGGTTTCCACAATCTGGATTCCGTTCCTGCTGCTGAATGCCGTAGCGGTCATAATTGCACTGACGCTGCCGAAGCAGGCGGAAGAAAATCATATGATGAGCCAGTCTTTTTCCCAGGGTATCCGAAAACTGCTGGGCAACCGCATCTTTCTGGCCTTTCTCGGCGGCTGTTTTCTGGTGAACCAGACCATGGCTGCTTTCGGTACGTACTTTGTGGTGGCTTTTCAATCGGTCGGGGGTTCGTCCGGCAATGCCGGCATTGCGCTGTTTATCGCCTCGGTGACGAATGTGCCGTCGATGCTGTATGCCTCCAAGGTCATCCGCAGGTTCGGCAGGGAGCGCACACTGCTGCTTGGCGCCTTGATTTATGTGCTCCGCTGGGGCATCCAGGTGGCTTTCCCTTACCCTTCGGTAATGATCGGCGTACAGGTGCTGCACGGCCTTTCCTTCGGGCTGTTTTATATTGCAGCTGTGGAATATGTCTCCCAGATCACTTCCCCGGAGATGCAGGCGACAGGCCAGAGCGTGTTCAATATCGTATTTTCGGGATTGGCCGGCATTTTGGGTAATCTGCTGAACGGAATGCTGCTGGAGCAGGGCGGTGTGGGCTTGATGAATCTCGCCTGTATGCTGAGCTCTGCTGTAGGAGCGGTACTGCTCATTTACGTGGCCAGAAGCGCCCGGAGCAAAGCGCCGCTGCCGGTGTCATCCGGGGGAATCGGTGCCTAG
- a CDS encoding thioesterase family protein → MGSGKPEMPGRWHSTAFRVRYQETDQMGVVYHANYLSWFESGRTEMFRGLGFAYRTLEDMGALLPVTDANLQFKSPARYDDYIAVYTRLTAFSALRLAYEYEVRRISGEEEAHAGDSAGSPVLPAQFSSSALSGELLVSGSTSHVWLNRDWKPVRLDRAQPELYQAITAALRQEGGAV, encoded by the coding sequence ATGGGATCAGGTAAACCGGAAATGCCCGGCCGCTGGCATAGTACTGCCTTTCGTGTCCGCTATCAGGAAACCGATCAGATGGGCGTTGTGTACCACGCCAACTATTTAAGCTGGTTCGAGAGCGGCCGTACCGAAATGTTCCGCGGGCTCGGCTTTGCTTACCGTACGCTGGAGGACATGGGCGCGCTGCTTCCTGTGACGGATGCAAATTTGCAATTTAAAAGTCCGGCGCGCTATGATGATTATATTGCCGTATATACACGGCTTACTGCCTTTTCAGCATTGCGGCTCGCCTATGAATATGAAGTCCGCCGGATTAGCGGAGAGGAGGAAGCGCATGCCGGAGATTCAGCGGGTTCGCCTGTGCTTCCGGCACAATTCTCTTCTTCAGCTCTTTCGGGTGAACTTCTGGTAAGCGGCTCTACGAGCCATGTGTGGCTGAACAGGGACTGGAAGCCTGTTAGGCTGGACCGGGCGCAGCCGGAGCTGTATCAGGCGATAACAGCGGCGCTCAGGCAAGAAGGAGGAGCAGTATGA
- a CDS encoding FxsA family protein encodes MIRNKWLWAALFVIPAVELFGFIYVADIIGAAKTLLIMMATSVIGLLMMRFEGKKVLQDSKIQMQEGKVPGRTMLDGLCIFFGGLLLILPGFVTDIIGFSLVFPLTRPLYRVFLLRWIEKKMKNGTITYYRR; translated from the coding sequence ATGATCAGGAACAAGTGGCTGTGGGCGGCGTTATTCGTCATTCCGGCCGTGGAATTATTCGGGTTCATTTATGTCGCGGATATTATTGGAGCAGCAAAGACACTGCTGATCATGATGGCGACTTCTGTCATCGGACTCTTAATGATGCGGTTTGAAGGCAAAAAAGTGCTGCAGGACAGCAAGATACAAATGCAGGAAGGCAAGGTTCCGGGACGGACGATGCTGGATGGCTTATGTATATTTTTTGGCGGTCTCCTGCTGATTCTGCCGGGTTTTGTAACGGATATAATCGGCTTTTCCCTGGTATTTCCATTGACCCGGCCGCTGTACCGGGTTTTTCTGCTGCGGTGGATTGAGAAAAAAATGAAAAACGGCACCATCACCTATTACCGCAGGTAG
- the ytvI gene encoding sporulation integral membrane protein YtvI, with protein sequence MDTLVFKRVLRGLWVVLAAAALLLAVYVLLPLIYPLLLAWLLAYLMHPLVLILKGCRLPGWLAVSLSLIFYIGGTALVLTALITRLVKELVVLLQTFDLHTGQWRSLLMSLSSNASIQNIINEINQFYHDNPNYHATIDSNISRTTESVAQAVSQIITGFFNMILNLISALPSLGTILIVIVLSAFFLSTGWERHNAKLTSLLPAPLLRPVTEIWMDLRKALFGYLRAQLVLISVTGVIVIIGLLLLGVNSAFAIGLTVSIVDLVPYLGVGIVLLPWALYSYMTGNLALAVGLLVLYAVILITRQVLEPKVLASSIGLDPLAMLIGMFAGLQLFGMPGLLLGPVTLVVLDAFRRAGVFRALHSYIVSGRLH encoded by the coding sequence ATGGACACGCTTGTCTTCAAAAGAGTACTCCGCGGCCTCTGGGTCGTTCTGGCTGCCGCGGCACTGCTGCTGGCGGTATATGTATTGCTTCCGCTCATTTATCCCCTGCTGCTGGCCTGGCTCCTGGCCTACCTTATGCATCCGCTTGTGCTGATCCTGAAGGGCTGCAGGCTGCCGGGCTGGCTGGCCGTCTCCCTCTCGCTGATCTTCTATATAGGCGGCACTGCACTGGTGCTTACCGCGCTGATTACCAGGCTGGTAAAAGAGCTTGTCGTGCTGCTGCAGACCTTTGATCTGCATACCGGCCAGTGGCGCAGCCTTCTGATGTCGCTCAGCAGCAACGCAAGCATCCAGAATATCATCAACGAAATTAACCAGTTCTATCACGACAACCCCAATTACCATGCCACTATCGACAGCAACATCAGTAGAACTACAGAATCCGTAGCCCAGGCCGTCTCGCAGATCATTACCGGTTTTTTTAATATGATTCTGAATCTGATCTCGGCACTGCCCAGCCTGGGCACCATACTTATCGTTATTGTCCTGTCCGCCTTCTTCCTCAGCACGGGCTGGGAGCGGCATAATGCCAAGCTGACCTCACTGCTGCCCGCCCCTTTGCTGAGGCCGGTAACTGAAATCTGGATGGATCTGCGAAAAGCGCTGTTCGGGTACCTCCGTGCCCAGCTGGTGCTGATCTCTGTTACCGGAGTCATTGTCATCATCGGGCTGCTGCTGCTGGGAGTGAATTCGGCCTTTGCCATCGGCCTGACGGTCAGCATTGTCGATCTGGTGCCTTATCTCGGTGTCGGCATCGTGCTGCTGCCCTGGGCGCTCTATTCCTATATGACTGGCAACCTGGCTCTTGCTGTAGGACTGCTCGTACTCTATGCAGTGATCCTGATTACCCGACAGGTTCTCGAGCCCAAGGTACTGGCCAGCAGCATCGGTCTGGACCCGCTGGCCATGCTGATCGGCATGTTCGCCGGCCTGCAGCTGTTCGGTATGCCGGGCCTGCTGCTCGGGCCTGTTACCCTCGTTGTGCTCGACGCCTTCAGGCGGGCTGGTGTGTTCCGGGCGCTGCACAGTTATATTGTCAGCGGGCGGCTGCATTGA
- the citZ gene encoding citrate synthase — protein MTATKGLEGIVATTSSISSIVDGVLTYRGYDIDDLAENATFEETAYLLWFGSLPAAPELQTLQRDLSAFAPIPEQVIAQMKLYPKEASTMAALRSAVSSLALYDEAADDMSREANEIKAVKLQAQIPTIVAALARIRKGLEPVAPKEGVSIAENFLYMLWGKDPDIVSVKALDAALVLHADHELNASTFAGRVTVATLSDIYSGVTSAIGALKGPLHGGANEAVMKMLEEIGSLDAVEPYIREKLERREKIMGFGHRVYKNGDPRAKHLMKMSRELGTMKNDTSLYDMSVKIEELITGQKGLKPNVDFYSASVYTQLGIERELFTPIFAISRVSGWTAHILEQYEDNRIIRPRAEYTGMSDLKYIPVDER, from the coding sequence ATGACAGCTACTAAAGGCCTGGAAGGCATCGTCGCTACGACCTCCTCCATCAGCTCCATAGTAGATGGCGTGCTTACTTACCGCGGATATGATATTGATGATCTTGCGGAGAACGCCACATTTGAAGAGACTGCTTATTTGCTGTGGTTTGGCAGTCTGCCGGCCGCGCCTGAGCTGCAGACACTGCAGCGTGATCTCAGTGCGTTTGCGCCGATTCCGGAGCAGGTTATTGCACAAATGAAGCTGTATCCTAAAGAAGCCAGCACGATGGCTGCACTGCGTTCGGCTGTGTCGAGCCTTGCGCTTTATGATGAAGCAGCGGATGATATGAGCCGTGAAGCGAATGAGATCAAGGCAGTGAAGCTGCAGGCGCAGATTCCGACAATTGTGGCCGCTTTGGCGCGGATCCGCAAGGGCCTGGAGCCCGTAGCACCCAAAGAGGGCGTGTCCATTGCCGAGAATTTCCTGTATATGCTGTGGGGCAAAGACCCGGATATCGTATCCGTCAAGGCGCTTGATGCTGCACTGGTGCTGCATGCCGACCACGAGCTCAATGCTTCAACCTTTGCGGGCCGGGTAACGGTTGCAACATTGTCCGACATCTATTCCGGTGTAACCTCCGCTATCGGCGCGCTTAAGGGACCTCTGCACGGCGGTGCGAATGAAGCGGTGATGAAGATGCTGGAGGAGATCGGCAGCCTGGATGCTGTTGAGCCTTATATCCGCGAAAAGCTGGAACGCCGCGAAAAAATTATGGGCTTCGGACACCGTGTGTACAAGAACGGCGATCCGCGCGCCAAACATCTGATGAAGATGTCACGCGAGCTCGGTACGATGAAGAATGATACTTCCCTCTATGATATGTCCGTCAAAATCGAGGAGCTGATTACCGGGCAGAAGGGCCTGAAGCCGAACGTGGATTTCTACTCCGCCTCAGTGTATACTCAGCTGGGGATTGAGCGTGAGCTGTTTACGCCGATCTTCGCCATCAGCCGGGTCTCGGGATGGACAGCGCATATTCTGGAGCAATACGAGGATAACCGCATTATCCGTCCGCGCGCGGAATATACCGGCATGTCTGATCTGAAGTACATTCCGGTTGACGAAAGATAA
- the icd gene encoding NADP-dependent isocitrate dehydrogenase: MLKLEKYDLPTEGEQITIEDGKLVVPDQPIIPFIEGDGTGRDIWKASKRVLDAAVEKAYGGSKKLAWYEVFAGEKAFNTYGEWLPNDTLEAIREYIVAIKGPLTTPIGGGIRSLNVALRQELDLYVCLRPVRYFDGVPSPVKHPELVDMVIFRENTEDIYAGIEYKEGSEEVKKVIEFLQKEMGVNKIRFPETSGIGIKPVSSEGSKRLVRSAVEYAIKHGRKSVTLVHKGNIMKFTEGAFKNWGYEVAEQEFGDKVFTWNQYDVIKERDGEAAANAAQKEAEAAGKIIIKDAIADIALQQVLTRPTDFDVIATLNLNGDYLSDALAAQIGGIGIAPGANINYVTGHAIFEATHGTAPKYADKDVVNPGSVILSGVMLLEHLGWQEAADLIYKGMSTAINNKTVTYDFARQMEGATELKCSAFADEIINNL; this comes from the coding sequence ATGTTGAAACTCGAAAAATACGATCTGCCGACTGAAGGCGAACAAATCACGATTGAAGATGGCAAACTGGTGGTTCCTGATCAACCGATCATTCCTTTTATCGAAGGTGACGGCACAGGCCGCGACATTTGGAAAGCCTCCAAGCGCGTGCTGGATGCTGCTGTAGAGAAGGCATACGGCGGTTCCAAAAAACTGGCCTGGTACGAAGTGTTCGCAGGTGAGAAGGCGTTCAATACATATGGGGAGTGGCTGCCGAACGATACGCTTGAAGCGATCCGCGAGTATATCGTTGCGATCAAAGGCCCGCTGACCACGCCGATCGGAGGCGGTATCCGCTCTTTGAATGTGGCGCTGCGCCAGGAGCTGGATTTGTATGTATGCTTGCGTCCGGTGCGTTATTTCGACGGGGTACCTTCCCCGGTGAAGCATCCGGAGCTGGTGGATATGGTCATTTTCCGCGAGAATACAGAAGATATTTATGCCGGCATTGAATACAAGGAAGGTTCCGAGGAAGTCAAGAAGGTGATTGAATTCCTCCAGAAGGAAATGGGCGTGAACAAAATCCGTTTCCCTGAAACCTCCGGTATCGGCATTAAACCGGTTTCCTCTGAAGGCTCTAAGCGTCTGGTGCGCTCCGCAGTCGAGTACGCCATCAAGCACGGCCGCAAGAGTGTGACACTGGTGCATAAAGGCAACATCATGAAATTCACGGAAGGCGCGTTCAAGAACTGGGGATATGAAGTAGCTGAGCAGGAGTTCGGCGACAAAGTATTTACCTGGAACCAATACGATGTCATCAAGGAGCGTGACGGTGAAGCTGCAGCCAATGCTGCCCAGAAGGAAGCGGAAGCTGCCGGTAAGATCATTATCAAGGACGCTATCGCGGATATCGCTCTGCAGCAGGTGCTGACCCGTCCGACTGATTTTGATGTCATTGCGACGCTGAACCTGAACGGTGACTACCTGTCCGATGCCCTGGCGGCACAAATCGGCGGAATCGGTATTGCGCCGGGAGCGAACATCAACTATGTTACGGGACATGCCATTTTTGAGGCTACTCACGGAACAGCTCCTAAATATGCGGACAAGGACGTTGTGAACCCCGGATCAGTTATCCTCTCCGGCGTCATGCTGCTTGAGCATCTAGGCTGGCAGGAAGCGGCTGACCTGATCTACAAAGGCATGAGCACCGCAATCAACAACAAGACGGTAACTTATGACTTTGCACGTCAGATGGAAGGCGCAACAGAGCTGAAATGCTCCGCGTTTGCCGACGAAATTATCAACAATCTGTAA
- the mdh gene encoding malate dehydrogenase — protein sequence MAIRRYKITVVGAGFTGATTALMLAQKELGDVVLLDIPQLENPTKGKALDMLEAGPVQKFDSRIIGTSDYEDAADSDIVIITAGIARKPGMSRDDLVNTNALVVKSVCENVSRVAPESIVIILSNPVDAMTYVAYKTLGFPKNRVIGQSGVLDTARYCTFIAQELNVSVEDVRGFVLGGHGDDMVPLVRYSSAGGIPIASLIPEERIAEIVQRTRVGGGEIVSLLGNGSAYYAPAASLVQMTEAILKDKKRIIPVIALLEGEYGYDDLFMGVPALLGADGIEKIYVLELTEEEKAALDKSADSVRAVTSSVSL from the coding sequence TTGGCCATCAGACGTTATAAAATCACTGTCGTGGGTGCCGGCTTTACCGGTGCTACCACGGCGCTTATGCTTGCCCAAAAAGAGCTTGGAGATGTTGTGCTGCTCGATATTCCGCAGCTTGAGAATCCTACCAAAGGCAAAGCGCTCGATATGCTGGAAGCCGGTCCTGTGCAAAAATTCGACAGCCGGATTATTGGAACCTCGGATTATGAGGATGCTGCGGATTCGGATATTGTCATCATCACCGCAGGCATTGCGCGCAAGCCCGGCATGAGCCGCGATGATCTGGTGAACACGAATGCCCTGGTCGTAAAATCGGTATGTGAAAACGTGAGCCGCGTAGCCCCGGAATCCATCGTTATTATTCTCAGTAATCCGGTGGATGCCATGACTTATGTAGCTTACAAAACGCTCGGATTTCCAAAGAACCGGGTCATCGGCCAATCCGGCGTCCTGGATACGGCACGTTACTGTACCTTTATTGCCCAGGAGCTTAACGTATCTGTGGAAGATGTGCGCGGCTTTGTTCTGGGCGGCCACGGGGATGACATGGTTCCGCTTGTCCGTTATTCGAGTGCCGGCGGCATTCCGATTGCTTCGCTGATTCCTGAAGAGCGTATCGCCGAGATCGTGCAGCGTACACGCGTAGGCGGCGGCGAGATTGTAAGCCTGCTTGGCAACGGCAGCGCTTATTATGCTCCGGCGGCCTCGCTGGTACAGATGACTGAAGCGATCCTCAAAGATAAAAAACGGATTATTCCGGTGATTGCCCTGCTTGAAGGGGAATACGGCTATGACGATCTGTTCATGGGCGTTCCTGCACTGCTGGGAGCAGACGGCATTGAGAAGATCTATGTGCTGGAGCTTACGGAGGAAGAGAAGGCGGCGCTGGATAAATCGGCTGACTCCGTTCGTGCAGTAACGTCCTCGGTATCGCTCTAA